A region of Geobacillus sp. 46C-IIa DNA encodes the following proteins:
- the miaA gene encoding tRNA (adenosine(37)-N6)-dimethylallyltransferase MiaA — protein sequence MAEKVVVIVGPTAVGKTKLGIALAKKLGGEIISGDSMQIYKGMDIGTAKVKPDEMEGVPHHLLDIKEPCEPFSVVEFQRLARALIADISARGRLPIIVGGTGLYIQAAIYDYQFSDASSDEAYRRTLKQLAAEQGVEALHEQLEAVDPESAARIHPHNIRRVIRALEVYHCTGKPFSEWQRGQQRQLLYETAIIGLTAERNVLYRRINERVDEMIAEGLIEEARSLYDRGLRDCQAVQAIGYKELYDYFDGRVSLDEAIEQLKQNSRRYAKRQLTWFRNQMPVRWFDMTDPEPFAAKVEEIFHYIAGKLRLEANI from the coding sequence ATGGCAGAAAAAGTCGTTGTCATCGTCGGACCGACAGCAGTCGGCAAAACGAAGCTCGGCATCGCGCTGGCGAAAAAGCTGGGCGGGGAGATCATCAGCGGTGATTCGATGCAAATTTACAAAGGAATGGACATCGGCACCGCGAAAGTGAAACCGGATGAAATGGAAGGGGTTCCGCACCATTTGCTCGACATTAAAGAGCCGTGCGAACCGTTTTCCGTCGTCGAATTTCAGCGGCTCGCCCGTGCGCTTATTGCCGATATTTCCGCACGCGGCCGGCTGCCGATCATCGTTGGCGGCACCGGGCTGTACATTCAAGCCGCCATTTACGATTACCAATTTTCCGATGCCTCTTCCGATGAAGCATACCGCCGGACGCTCAAGCAGCTGGCAGCCGAACAAGGGGTCGAGGCGCTTCATGAGCAGCTTGAGGCAGTTGACCCGGAAAGCGCAGCGCGCATCCATCCGCACAACATCCGCCGCGTCATTCGTGCACTCGAAGTGTATCATTGCACCGGGAAACCGTTCAGTGAATGGCAGCGGGGGCAGCAGCGGCAGCTTTTGTACGAAACGGCTATCATCGGGTTGACGGCGGAGCGGAACGTGCTTTACCGCCGCATTAATGAACGGGTCGACGAGATGATCGCCGAAGGGCTGATTGAAGAGGCGAGATCGCTGTACGACCGCGGCTTGCGCGATTGTCAGGCGGTGCAGGCGATCGGCTACAAAGAGCTGTACGACTACTTTGACGGCCGCGTCTCCCTCGACGAAGCGATCGAGCAGCTGAAACAAAATTCACGCCGCTATGCGAAACGGCAGCTGACATGGTTTCGCAATCAAATGCCGGTTAGATGGTTTGACATGACGGACCCCGAACCATTCGCCGCCAAGGTGGAGGAAATTTTTCACTACATAGCAGGAAAGCTTCGACTCGAAGCGAATATATAA